Proteins encoded within one genomic window of Haematobia irritans isolate KBUSLIRL chromosome 5, ASM5000362v1, whole genome shotgun sequence:
- the LOC142241693 gene encoding putative cytochrome P450 6a21 — translation MWKFYLTALTLAILYIYNKIRKHYKYWQNLGIPCDEPHWIFGSFGGVSTTRTFFDMWQEYYKKYKGSGPFAGLYWFYKPAVFVMDPGLIKQVLIKDFDKFSDRGLFINEVDDPLSAHLFSMQGQKWKNLRNKLSTTFTSGKMKFMFSTVVTNAQELLAVVADDIEKSPDIEIRSLMGRYTADVIGSCAFGIECNCLRDPSQKFYIMSKRALLENTLGSLGVAFRFSFPDLARSLHMRDTIKEIENFFMGIVRETMKYREENNVKRNDFMNLLLEMKNNKIVKNEMGDDFTNLSFNEIAAQAFIFLVAGSETSSNTMVFALYEMALNQSVQDKAREEVQRVMQQYNQETTYESIKEMKYLRQIVDETMRLHTPLPALNRVALEDYSVAGHPDYNIKKDMPVIIPCLCIHRDPEYYPNPDVFDPENFSPEQVATRDSTMHMPFGDGPRNCIGLRFAKMQIMVGLSLLLSRFKFQPCAETMIPMKYDKENFMLTPEKDLVLKVTKM, via the exons atgtggaaattttatttaacagccTTAACCTTGGCGATATTGTACATCTATAATAAAATCCGCAAACATtataaatattggcaaaatttgggTATACCTTGCGATGAACCCCAttggatatttggcagttttggtGGTGTGTCTACAACCCGAACATTTTTCGATATGTGGCAAGAgtattataaaaaatacaagGGTTCTGGGCCATTTGCCGGTTTATATTGGTTCTACAAACCGGCGGTGTTTGTCATGGATCCCGGTCTAATCAAGCAAGTGTTGattaaagattttgacaaattctccgATCGAGGTTTATTCATTAATGAAGTTGATGATCCTTTATCGGCCCATTTGTTTTCTATGCAAggtcaaaaatggaaaaatctacGAAATAAACTCTCCACGACATTTACTTcgggaaaaatgaaatttatgttTTCCACTGTGGTCACCAATGCCCAAGAGCTCTTGGCCGTTGTGGCCGATGATATTGAAAAGTCACCTGATATTGAGATAAGAAGCCTAATGGGTCGTTATACTGCCGATGTTATTGGAAGTTGTGCTTTTGGCATTGAATGCAATTGCTTACGTGATCCttctcaaaaattctatataatgaGTAAAAGGGCTCTGCTAGAGAATACCCTGGGATCCTTGGGTGTAGCTTTCCGTTTCAGCTTTCCCGATTTAGCTCGAAGTTTACATATGCGCGATACTATTAAGGagattgaaaatttctttatggGTATTGTACGTGAAACTATGAAATATCGTGAGGAGAATAATGTCAAACGTAATGATTTTATGAACCTATTGCTGGagatgaaaaataataaaattgtaaaaaatgaaATGGGTGATgatttcacgaatttatcatttaatgaaattgccgCACAAGCTTTTATATTTTTGGTGGCCGGTTCGGAGACTTCATCGAATACCATGGTCTTTGCTTTATATGAAATGGCCCTAAATCAAAGTGTCCAAGATAAGGCACGTGAAGAGGTGCAACGGGTTATGCAGCAATACAATCAGGAGACCACTTATGAGAGTATtaaggaaatgaaatatttaaggCAGATTGTTGATG AAACAATGCGTTTGCATACCCCACTACCAGCTCTAAATCGTGTAGCCTTGGAAGATTATAGTGTTGCGGGACATCCTGATTATAATATAAAGAAAGATATGCCTGTTATTATTCCATGCTTATGTATACATCGTGATCCTGAATATTATCCAAATCCAGATGTTTTCGATCCTGAGAACTTTTCTCCTGAACAAGTTGCCACCAGAGATTCAACAATGCATATGCCTTTTGGAGATGGTCCACGCAATTGTATTGGTTTGCGTTTTGCCAAAATGCAAATTATGGTTGGTCTAAGTCTTCTATTATCGCGTTTTAAATTCCAACCCTGTGCTGAGACAATGATACCAATGAAATatgataaggaaaattttatgttgacGCCAGAAAAAGATTTGGTTTTAAAAGTAACAAAAATGTAA